A DNA window from Shewanella baltica contains the following coding sequences:
- the argA gene encoding amino-acid N-acetyltransferase, giving the protein MRTTELVDGFRHSAPYVNAHRGKTFVVMLGGEALAQNHFRAILNDVALLHSLGIKVVLVYGARPQIDAALAVNGIEPAYHEGVRITDEDSLKVIKQVAGALQFDITARLSMSLSNTPMQGAQINLVSGNFVIAQPLGVDNGIDFCLSGRVRRIDVQGLKRQLDNHCIVLMGPIAASVTGESFNLTAEEIATQVAIKLKADKMIGFSSQNGILDRNGDVIAELMPNDAQNIMSKLAEQGSACVGTMAFLKASIDACRNGVPRCHLVSYLEDGALLQELFSREGIGTQIVTESAERLRCASIADIGGVLNLIRPLEEQGILVRRSREQLEIEIEQFMLIERDGLVIGCAALYPFEEDNAGEFACLVVHPDYRDADRGSLLLKNIINQARNRGYSRLFALTTRSIHWFLEHGFVIEDVEALPQKKKQLYNYQRRSKILALDL; this is encoded by the coding sequence GTGCGTACCACTGAACTGGTTGATGGATTTCGTCACTCTGCCCCCTATGTTAATGCTCACAGAGGTAAAACTTTTGTGGTCATGCTGGGTGGTGAAGCTTTGGCTCAGAATCACTTCCGCGCCATCTTAAATGATGTCGCCCTGCTGCACAGTTTAGGGATTAAAGTGGTGTTGGTATATGGCGCTAGGCCGCAGATTGATGCTGCATTAGCCGTCAATGGTATCGAACCTGCCTACCACGAAGGCGTGCGTATTACGGATGAAGACTCGCTCAAAGTGATCAAGCAAGTTGCGGGTGCACTGCAATTTGATATCACAGCGCGTTTATCCATGAGCTTAAGCAATACGCCGATGCAAGGTGCGCAAATTAACTTAGTGAGCGGCAACTTTGTGATTGCCCAGCCATTAGGCGTGGATAACGGCATCGATTTTTGCTTAAGCGGCAGAGTGCGTCGTATCGATGTGCAAGGCTTAAAACGTCAGTTAGATAATCACTGCATCGTGTTGATGGGGCCGATTGCAGCTTCTGTGACCGGTGAAAGCTTTAATTTAACCGCCGAGGAAATCGCGACCCAAGTGGCGATCAAGCTCAAAGCCGACAAGATGATCGGTTTTAGCTCACAGAACGGTATTCTCGATCGCAATGGCGACGTGATTGCCGAATTGATGCCAAACGATGCGCAAAACATCATGAGCAAGCTGGCCGAGCAAGGTTCTGCCTGCGTAGGCACTATGGCTTTTTTGAAAGCCAGTATCGATGCTTGCCGTAATGGCGTACCGCGTTGTCACTTAGTCAGCTACCTCGAAGATGGCGCTTTGCTGCAGGAACTGTTTTCTCGCGAAGGGATAGGCACGCAAATCGTGACTGAGAGTGCCGAGCGTTTACGCTGTGCGTCGATCGCTGATATTGGCGGTGTACTGAACCTTATTCGTCCATTGGAGGAACAAGGCATTCTGGTGCGTCGTAGTCGTGAGCAGCTTGAGATCGAAATCGAACAGTTCATGCTGATTGAGCGTGATGGTTTAGTGATTGGTTGCGCTGCGCTCTATCCTTTTGAAGAGGACAATGCGGGCGAGTTTGCCTGTTTGGTGGTGCATCCCGATTATCGCGATGCCGACAGAGGGAGCTTACTGCTGAAGAACATTATCAATCAGGCCAGAAACCGCGGTTATTCACGCTTGTTTGCGCTGACAACTCGGAGCATTCACTGGTTCCTCGAGCATGGTTTTGTGATTGAAGATGTTGAAGCGCTGCCACAGAAGAAAAAGCAGTTGTATAACTATCAACGTCGTTCAAAAATTCTCGCGCTCGATCTCTAA
- the rpmB gene encoding 50S ribosomal protein L28, which yields MSRVCQVTGKKPMVGNNRSHAKNATRRRFLPNLQNHRFWLEEEKRFVQLRVSTKGIRLIDKKGIEVVVAELRARGEKV from the coding sequence ATGTCAAGAGTATGCCAAGTTACTGGCAAGAAGCCGATGGTTGGTAACAACCGTTCGCACGCAAAAAACGCGACCCGTCGTCGTTTTTTACCTAACCTACAAAACCACCGTTTTTGGTTAGAAGAAGAAAAGCGTTTCGTACAGTTACGTGTATCTACTAAAGGTATTCGTCTGATCGACAAAAAAGGTATCGAAGTTGTTGTTGCTGAACTTCGTGCTCGTGGCGAGAAGGTATAA
- the rarD gene encoding EamA family transporter RarD, which yields MQDLEYRKGILLAVSAYCMWGFAPLYFKLLNHVSATEILLHRVIWSFVFMLIIMQFIGGFSRLRLLFKQPKQLMVLTITSILIAGNWLLFIWAVNNDHMLDASLGYFINPLLNVLLGMLFLGERLRKLQWFAVALASAGVLIQLISFGSIPIVSLALAGTFGFYALLRKKVNVDAKAGLLVETAVLLPVALIYLVATLDTATASMLTNDWQLNLMLMAAGIVTTIPLLCFAGAAVRIPLSMLGFFQYIGPSIMFILAVSLFNEPFDAEKGVTFGFIWSALLVFTLDMAYKRKAA from the coding sequence ATGCAAGATCTTGAATACCGCAAAGGGATCCTACTCGCCGTCAGTGCTTACTGCATGTGGGGTTTTGCGCCTTTATATTTCAAATTACTCAATCATGTCTCCGCCACCGAAATTTTGCTCCATCGGGTGATTTGGTCATTCGTGTTTATGCTGATCATCATGCAGTTTATCGGCGGGTTCTCACGCTTACGCTTACTGTTTAAACAACCTAAACAGCTGATGGTTCTCACCATTACTTCCATACTGATCGCGGGAAACTGGCTGCTATTTATCTGGGCGGTGAATAACGATCACATGCTCGATGCCAGCCTAGGTTACTTTATTAACCCTCTGCTCAACGTCTTGCTTGGTATGTTATTTCTAGGCGAAAGGTTACGTAAGCTGCAATGGTTTGCGGTCGCACTCGCCAGTGCTGGTGTGTTGATCCAATTAATCTCTTTTGGCTCTATTCCAATTGTCTCACTGGCACTCGCGGGCACCTTTGGTTTCTATGCGCTGCTGCGAAAAAAGGTCAATGTGGATGCTAAGGCTGGCTTATTGGTCGAAACCGCAGTGTTATTACCAGTCGCGCTAATTTACCTGGTCGCGACCTTAGACACAGCGACAGCAAGCATGCTGACAAACGATTGGCAACTGAATCTGATGTTAATGGCAGCGGGAATAGTGACCACGATTCCTTTACTCTGTTTTGCAGGGGCGGCGGTACGGATTCCATTGTCTATGCTTGGATTTTTCCAATATATCGGCCCAAGTATTATGTTCATCCTAGCAGTGAGTCTGTTTAATGAGCCCTTCGATGCAGAAAAAGGCGTGACCTTCGGCTTTATCTGGAGCGCGCTGCTCGTTTTTACCTTAGATATGGCCTATAAACGCAAAGCGGCGTGA
- a CDS encoding thioesterase family protein, which produces MTSPIQAEALRRVAAVFDQHVPFHNLLGLDIKRYDIDGVEVVINMKPELIGNIHQQILHGGVTATVLDVVGGLTAFAGLVASRDDWTVEELQQRLQTLGTIDMRVDYLRPGRGLTFTGTGSVIRAGNRVSVCRMELHNEQGTHIAFGTGTYMVG; this is translated from the coding sequence CAGCAGTATTTGATCAACATGTCCCTTTCCATAATCTACTCGGACTCGATATCAAGCGTTATGACATTGATGGCGTTGAAGTCGTGATCAACATGAAGCCTGAGCTAATTGGCAATATCCACCAGCAAATCCTCCACGGCGGTGTGACAGCAACGGTACTCGATGTGGTTGGCGGACTCACCGCCTTTGCAGGACTGGTTGCCAGTCGTGATGATTGGACGGTCGAAGAGCTGCAGCAACGCCTGCAAACCCTAGGCACTATCGACATGCGCGTCGATTATCTGCGGCCGGGGCGCGGCCTCACCTTTACCGGGACGGGCAGCGTGATCCGTGCGGGCAATCGGGTGTCTGTGTGCCGCATGGAATTGCATAATGAGCAAGGCACACATATCGCTTTTGGGACAGGCACTTATATGGTGGGCTAG
- the radC gene encoding RadC family protein — MGIKDWPEGEGPRDKLLQKGAGQLSDAELLAVLLRNGLAGLNAVDLARSLISEFGGLRNLLCAPRNQVCRLPGVGPVKYAQLQAAAELARRVAQENLQRGQVLTNPDLTRDYLMRQLADRSYEVFAVLLLDSQHRVIQFVELFRGTIDSASVYPREVVSLVLEKKAAAVIVCHNHPSGIAEPSQADRRITERLKNALATIDVSLLDHMVVGDREIVSFAERGWIN; from the coding sequence ATGGGCATTAAAGATTGGCCCGAGGGGGAAGGTCCCAGAGATAAACTGTTACAAAAAGGGGCGGGGCAGCTGTCGGATGCGGAGTTATTGGCGGTATTATTGCGGAACGGTTTGGCGGGATTAAACGCGGTTGATCTTGCAAGGTCGCTTATTAGCGAGTTTGGCGGCCTCAGAAACCTGCTTTGTGCTCCTCGAAATCAGGTGTGTCGACTTCCGGGCGTAGGACCTGTAAAATACGCCCAGCTTCAAGCTGCGGCCGAATTAGCGCGGCGTGTAGCGCAGGAAAATCTGCAAAGAGGTCAAGTTTTAACAAATCCCGATTTAACTCGGGACTATTTAATGAGACAATTGGCAGATCGCTCCTATGAAGTGTTCGCAGTTTTACTGCTGGATAGCCAGCATAGAGTGATTCAATTTGTCGAATTATTCCGCGGTACAATAGACTCAGCCTCAGTGTACCCACGTGAAGTGGTGAGCTTAGTGCTGGAGAAAAAGGCCGCAGCAGTTATAGTTTGTCATAATCATCCGTCTGGTATTGCCGAGCCCAGTCAGGCTGACCGACGAATAACTGAGCGATTAAAAAATGCGTTAGCAACCATAGACGTATCCTTATTGGACCATATGGTTGTAGGTGATCGAGAGATAGTTTCTTTTGCAGAACGAGGCTGGATTAATTAA
- the rpmG gene encoding 50S ribosomal protein L33, whose product MAKAKGNREKIKLVSTAKTGHFYTTEKNKRNMPEKMEIKKFDPVIRQHVIYKEAKIK is encoded by the coding sequence ATGGCTAAAGCTAAAGGTAATCGTGAGAAGATCAAATTAGTTTCTACAGCTAAAACTGGTCACTTCTACACAACTGAAAAAAACAAGCGTAACATGCCTGAAAAAATGGAAATCAAAAAATTTGATCCAGTTATTCGTCAGCACGTTATCTACAAAGAAGCAAAAATCAAGTAA
- the slmA gene encoding nucleoid occlusion factor SlmA, producing the protein MAVSPKINRREHILQCLAQMLETNPGQRITTAKLASEVGVSEAALYRHFPSKARMFEGLIEFIEESLLSRINLIMDDEKDTMKRCQLVLQLLLIFAERNPGISRVLNGDALLGENERLRSRISNLFAKIETQLKQILREKTLREGKGFNLDEAILANLLLAFAEGRIAQFVRSEFKLKPTTHFDEQWRFIQHQLLQS; encoded by the coding sequence ATGGCTGTAAGCCCAAAAATTAATCGTCGTGAACATATTTTGCAATGCCTAGCGCAAATGCTAGAAACCAACCCAGGACAAAGGATCACCACAGCGAAACTGGCCTCAGAAGTCGGTGTATCGGAAGCCGCCCTATACCGTCACTTCCCGAGTAAAGCACGGATGTTCGAAGGCTTAATCGAATTTATCGAAGAGTCGTTATTGTCGCGCATCAATTTAATCATGGATGACGAAAAAGACACCATGAAGCGCTGCCAACTCGTGCTGCAACTGTTACTGATCTTTGCCGAGCGTAACCCGGGTATTTCCCGCGTCCTCAATGGTGATGCGCTGCTAGGAGAAAACGAACGCCTGCGGAGCCGTATTAGTAACTTATTTGCCAAAATTGAAACCCAGTTAAAGCAAATTCTACGGGAAAAAACCCTGCGGGAAGGCAAAGGCTTCAACTTAGACGAAGCCATATTAGCCAATTTACTGTTAGCCTTTGCCGAAGGGCGAATCGCTCAATTTGTACGAAGTGAATTCAAACTCAAACCTACCACACACTTCGATGAACAGTGGCGTTTTATCCAACATCAGCTTTTACAAAGCTAA
- a CDS encoding PH domain-containing protein: protein MSPQYFELAPFTQTSIFSFIVLLLGLAGILLMLWLKNMPKIAKSASLGILLVMMGGFSWVFYQSNSAELVLTDAELTVDVPFYKVQLSRADLLPAEARIVDLQQEADLTPSFKTNGIGMPGFQLGWFNLQGKGRAFLAITDKSQLVLVPTTKGYSLLLTVPQGSEFLAQLQKSSSLL from the coding sequence ATGAGTCCTCAATACTTCGAACTCGCCCCTTTCACCCAGACCTCTATCTTCAGTTTTATCGTCTTATTGCTCGGTTTAGCGGGTATCTTGCTGATGTTATGGCTAAAAAATATGCCAAAGATAGCGAAGTCGGCGAGTTTAGGCATATTGCTGGTGATGATGGGCGGATTTTCATGGGTTTTTTATCAATCCAATAGTGCCGAGTTAGTGTTAACCGATGCTGAACTCACAGTGGATGTGCCCTTCTATAAAGTGCAGTTATCCCGCGCGGATTTATTGCCCGCCGAGGCGCGCATAGTCGATTTGCAGCAAGAGGCAGATTTAACGCCGAGCTTTAAAACCAACGGCATAGGCATGCCAGGGTTTCAATTAGGCTGGTTTAATTTGCAGGGAAAAGGTAGAGCATTTCTGGCGATAACAGATAAATCGCAGTTAGTGTTAGTGCCAACGACTAAAGGCTACAGTTTATTACTGACAGTGCCGCAAGGGAGTGAATTTTTAGCACAGTTACAGAAGTCATCATCACTTCTGTAA
- the dut gene encoding dUTP diphosphatase — MKTPIELKILDSRIGSEFPLPAYATPGSAGMDLRAMIDTTLTIAPGETVLIPTGIAIHVADQGLAAVILPRSGLGHKHGIVLGNLVGLIDSDYQGPLMVSCWNRSDSPFALEIGDRLAQLVFVPVVQAQFKLVDEFDSSDRGEGGFGHSGTK; from the coding sequence ATGAAAACACCGATTGAATTAAAAATTCTCGACTCCCGTATCGGCTCAGAATTTCCTTTACCTGCCTACGCTACACCTGGCAGTGCAGGCATGGATCTTCGTGCCATGATCGACACGACTTTGACTATAGCACCGGGTGAAACCGTGCTTATTCCAACGGGGATTGCCATTCATGTTGCCGATCAAGGACTGGCTGCAGTGATTTTGCCGCGCTCAGGTCTTGGCCATAAACACGGTATCGTACTGGGGAATCTGGTCGGACTCATAGATTCAGATTACCAAGGACCCTTAATGGTGTCTTGCTGGAATCGTAGCGACAGTCCTTTTGCCTTAGAAATTGGCGATCGTCTCGCACAACTGGTGTTTGTTCCTGTAGTACAAGCACAATTCAAACTCGTTGATGAGTTCGACAGCTCAGATCGTGGTGAAGGCGGATTTGGCCATTCAGGCACTAAATAA
- the coaBC gene encoding bifunctional phosphopantothenoylcysteine decarboxylase/phosphopantothenate--cysteine ligase CoaBC, whose product MMSVSLTNKNVLLGIGGGIAAYKSADLVRRLKERGFDVRVVMSQSAMEFITPLTLQALSGHPVASSLLDPAAEAAMGHIELARWADLVIIAPATANLLARINAGMADELITTTCLATEAPIALCPAMNQQMYRNLATQANLTSLASRGFTLWGPASGSQACGEVGPGRMLEPLDIAERATQFFATHDAVELKPLAGQSILITAGPTREAIDPVRYISNHSSGKMGFALAKAAADMGATVTLVSGPVNLSTPEGVTRIDVESAQNMLDAVMEHVDKKDIFIGCAAVADYRISDIAACKIKKSAEEMQLALVRNPDILATVASLPNRPFVVGFAAETHDVEAYARDKLKRKNLNMIAANDVSVAGLGFNADANALRVFWPHGSQDLPATDKLTLARQLLSLIVKEKTNT is encoded by the coding sequence ATGATGTCTGTGAGTCTGACAAATAAAAACGTCCTGCTGGGCATTGGCGGCGGTATTGCGGCCTATAAAAGTGCTGATTTAGTCCGTCGCTTAAAAGAGCGTGGCTTTGATGTGCGCGTGGTGATGAGCCAAAGTGCGATGGAATTTATCACGCCTTTGACGCTGCAAGCGTTATCTGGACATCCCGTTGCCTCAAGCCTACTCGATCCTGCGGCAGAAGCAGCCATGGGCCACATCGAACTCGCTCGTTGGGCAGATCTCGTCATCATCGCCCCTGCAACCGCAAACCTATTGGCGCGGATTAATGCCGGCATGGCCGATGAGCTGATCACCACCACTTGTCTTGCCACTGAGGCGCCTATCGCCCTGTGTCCGGCAATGAATCAGCAGATGTACCGTAATCTGGCAACGCAGGCGAATTTAACCAGCCTGGCATCCCGCGGCTTTACCCTTTGGGGACCTGCAAGTGGCAGTCAGGCCTGTGGTGAAGTCGGCCCTGGTCGTATGCTAGAGCCATTAGACATCGCCGAACGGGCTACGCAGTTTTTTGCCACTCATGACGCCGTTGAACTTAAGCCACTCGCAGGACAGTCAATACTGATTACCGCAGGGCCAACCCGTGAGGCAATTGATCCCGTCAGATACATTTCGAATCACAGTTCTGGAAAAATGGGCTTTGCCTTAGCCAAAGCCGCGGCAGATATGGGCGCAACAGTCACCTTAGTCTCTGGCCCAGTGAATCTAAGCACCCCAGAAGGCGTGACCCGCATTGATGTTGAATCGGCGCAAAATATGCTTGACGCTGTGATGGAACACGTTGATAAAAAAGATATTTTTATTGGCTGCGCCGCCGTTGCTGATTATCGCATTAGCGACATCGCAGCCTGTAAGATCAAAAAATCGGCAGAAGAAATGCAACTTGCGCTGGTGAGGAATCCTGATATCTTAGCCACGGTTGCGAGCTTACCTAACCGTCCTTTTGTGGTGGGATTCGCCGCAGAAACCCATGATGTAGAAGCCTATGCGCGCGATAAACTCAAACGTAAAAACTTGAATATGATCGCCGCGAACGACGTTTCCGTTGCTGGTCTAGGCTTTAATGCCGATGCCAATGCCCTGCGAGTGTTCTGGCCGCACGGCAGTCAAGACTTGCCTGCCACTGACAAACTCACGCTGGCGCGGCAATTACTTTCGTTGATAGTGAAAGAAAAAACAAATACATGA
- a CDS encoding alpha/beta hydrolase family protein, with protein sequence MKLFRLATLATLCLPMLSLHTFAADTTASNTLLLAQQFSKGDEYSNVKISPTGKYLSAITSVEGKNVLLVLDAQTKKLLNAIRFPSNAQVGDYEWANNERLVLAKEYLKGWRDVPQYYGELLAVNADGSRKAYLFGFESGEQQTGSNIKKNTAINATAFILDPLPDDERYMLVNAIPWNNESSLNIELKQDVYRVDLFTGVRKRITGAPIGQARFMTDHEGEVRFVAGEDSKNITKVFYRKDGDWINTDKLNLGLTDFQPLSFADDKNAIYAAGRSQGETLGVYKINLETGDKSEIIQDKNVDPSNFWINGTNKQLYAVEFENGYPSYAFVDNEDSHAKLLKDLLGALPGHQVRIVSETRDAEKLVVVAFNDRNPGDYYIFDTKKLKLEYLAAAKKWLDPEQMAEVKPISFTSRDGKTINGYLTLPFGKEAKNLPLVVNPHGGPHGIRDWWGFDPQNQYLASQGIAVLQVNFRGSGGYGDQFERAGYQKWGSDIQHDIIDGTQYVIDQGFADKERICIVGGSFGGYSALQSAVLSPDMFKCAIGVAGVYDLELMFNEGDVASRRSGTSYLKEVLGQDKAVLKAMSPSENVDKLKANILLVHGGEDDRAPIEQLESLEKGLKAHNYPYQKLVMDNEGHGFYNDEHRAKYYEQMLSFLKTNLKL encoded by the coding sequence ATGAAACTCTTCCGATTAGCGACTTTAGCTACGCTTTGCTTGCCTATGCTGTCCCTACATACTTTTGCAGCCGATACCACTGCAAGCAATACCTTATTGCTTGCACAGCAGTTCAGTAAAGGTGATGAATATTCAAATGTTAAAATATCTCCTACTGGTAAATACTTAAGTGCAATCACGAGTGTCGAGGGGAAAAATGTTCTCTTAGTCTTAGATGCTCAAACCAAAAAACTCCTTAATGCGATACGCTTTCCCAGTAACGCTCAAGTCGGCGACTATGAATGGGCCAATAATGAGCGACTGGTACTGGCGAAAGAATACCTAAAAGGCTGGAGAGATGTTCCGCAGTACTACGGAGAATTATTGGCCGTGAATGCCGATGGTTCACGAAAGGCTTATCTATTTGGCTTCGAAAGTGGCGAACAACAAACAGGTTCAAATATTAAGAAAAATACTGCAATAAATGCCACAGCATTTATTCTCGATCCTCTGCCAGATGATGAGCGCTATATGCTGGTCAACGCTATTCCATGGAATAACGAGAGCAGCCTGAATATTGAATTAAAACAAGATGTATATCGAGTCGACCTGTTTACTGGGGTTCGTAAACGCATAACAGGAGCCCCGATAGGTCAAGCACGTTTTATGACAGATCATGAGGGTGAAGTCCGCTTCGTTGCAGGTGAGGACAGTAAAAACATCACTAAAGTGTTCTACCGCAAAGACGGTGACTGGATAAATACCGACAAGCTAAACCTAGGCCTAACCGACTTTCAGCCACTTTCCTTCGCCGATGATAAAAATGCGATTTATGCCGCTGGTCGCTCTCAAGGCGAAACCTTAGGGGTTTACAAGATTAATCTAGAAACGGGCGATAAGAGCGAGATTATTCAAGATAAAAACGTTGATCCCAGCAATTTTTGGATTAACGGCACCAATAAACAACTTTACGCCGTCGAGTTTGAAAATGGCTACCCAAGTTATGCCTTCGTCGATAATGAAGATTCGCACGCTAAATTACTAAAAGATCTGCTTGGTGCCCTCCCAGGCCATCAAGTCCGAATTGTTAGCGAAACCCGAGATGCTGAAAAACTCGTTGTAGTTGCATTTAACGATCGTAATCCTGGTGATTACTACATATTTGATACGAAAAAACTGAAACTTGAATATCTAGCAGCCGCTAAAAAATGGCTCGACCCAGAGCAAATGGCGGAGGTAAAACCCATCAGTTTCACCAGTCGTGATGGTAAAACAATCAACGGTTATTTAACGCTACCTTTCGGTAAAGAAGCTAAAAATCTGCCCTTAGTTGTCAATCCGCACGGTGGTCCACACGGTATCCGTGACTGGTGGGGCTTTGACCCGCAAAACCAATATCTAGCGAGCCAAGGCATAGCAGTTCTACAAGTCAACTTCCGTGGTTCTGGCGGGTATGGCGATCAATTTGAACGTGCAGGTTATCAAAAATGGGGCTCAGATATACAACACGATATCATCGACGGTACCCAATATGTCATTGACCAAGGTTTCGCCGATAAGGAGCGTATCTGTATCGTTGGCGGCAGTTTTGGTGGTTACAGCGCCTTGCAGAGCGCCGTACTTTCTCCAGATATGTTTAAATGCGCCATAGGTGTAGCTGGCGTATATGATCTTGAATTGATGTTTAATGAAGGCGATGTTGCCAGTAGACGCTCAGGCACTAGCTACCTCAAAGAAGTTCTTGGCCAAGATAAAGCGGTACTCAAAGCAATGTCTCCTTCTGAAAATGTCGATAAACTCAAAGCAAACATACTATTGGTGCATGGTGGTGAAGATGATCGAGCGCCAATTGAGCAACTCGAATCCCTCGAAAAAGGCCTAAAAGCTCACAATTATCCTTACCAAAAACTGGTAATGGACAATGAAGGGCACGGTTTTTATAACGATGAGCATAGAGCGAAATATTATGAACAAATGCTCAGCTTCCTAAAAACTAATCTAAAACTTTAG